One genomic window of Hydra vulgaris chromosome 03, alternate assembly HydraT2T_AEP includes the following:
- the LOC124809017 gene encoding uncharacterized protein LOC124809017 encodes MLFNALIVLKTFLFVFVTSSCSESLLDSVFWELKPFIFRNNDGKIDGMIPRIFSEAQIHCGNESINIMNFTKLLSSRKEFLSILYSKKKYGEFELAGITQQKSVWFPDDSYVDDKELERKEYGSLRGQRSFVIIKSEKIAVIVPRYVISLPNKMLLGIMSCRQILLLVLLLAVIFGVLIWIAEFSCNQQFSRFFVKGVGTGFWWSLVSMTTVGYGDVVPISIPGKIIASIWLFLGVIIACLVTATVTEVIEGVNDLNIYEKTVAVLESSYELKVARDVYGGVVVPAESYEAALKMVRNGQVFAALINDDVAAWLQKDIENDSQDIPLRVINTLPASLYINAHISMNLSAAAKNVFNCMFEKDEQVYASSIKHFRRTCHTETLYVDSISDMFQKNILYQIIVGLLFVFISFGLIFELWVRGGMSKQSSVQTPFLDESTIETSLFN; translated from the coding sequence ATGTTATTTAATGCTCTTATagttctaaaaacatttttgtttgtttttgtaactTCTTCATGTTCAGAAAGTTTACTTGATAGTGTATTTTGGGAGCTCAAACCATTCATATTTAGAAATAATGATGGGAAAATAGATGGCATGATTCCAAGAATATTTAGTGAGGCTCAAATTCATTGTGGCAATGAAAGTATTAACATAATGaactttacaaaacttttatcCTCAAGAAAAGAATTCCTAAGTATTTTGTATTCCAAAAAGAAATATGGAGAGTTTGAACTTGCAGGTATCACTCAACAAAAGTCTGTATGGTTTCCAGATGACTCTTACGTAGATGATAAAGAATTAGAAAGAAAAGAATATGGATCTTTAAGAGGTCAGCGTtcttttgtaattattaaatcGGAAAAAATTGCAGTCATTGTGCCTCGTTATGTTATTTCTTTACCAAATAAAATGTTGCTTGGGATTATGAGTTGTCGTCAAATTCTGCTTCTTGTTTTGTTGTTAGCAGTAATATTTGGAGTTCTCATATGGATCGCAGAATTTTCATGTAACCAACagttttcaagattttttgtgAAAGGGGTAGGTACTGGTTTTTGGTGGAGCTTAGTCTCTATGACTACTGTTGGGTATGGTGATGTTGTGCCTATATCAATACCTGGAAAAATAATTGCATCAATATGGTTGTTTTTAGGTGTTATTATTGCTTGTCTTGTAACTGCAACAGTCACTGAAGTTATTGAAGGGGTTAacgatttaaatatatatgaaaaaacagTTGCTGTTCTTGAAAGTTCCTATGAATTAAAAGTGGCTAGAGATGTTTATGGTGGTGTGGTAGTGCCTGCTGAGTCATATGAAGCTGCATTAAAAATGGTTCGAAACGGTCAAGTGTTTGCTGCTCTAATTAATGATGATGTTGCTGCATGGCTTCAAAAAGACATTGAGAATGATAGTCAAGATATTCCACTGCGTGTTATAAATACATTGCCTGCATCTTTATACATAAATGCTCATATTTCCATGAACTTATCTGCTGCagctaaaaatgtatttaattgtaTGTTTGAAAAGGATGAACAAGTTTATGCCTCATCTATTAAGCATTTTCGAAGAACTTGTCACACTGAGACATTATATGTTGACTCAATTTCAGATATgtttcagaaaaatatattataccaaattatagttggtttattatttgtttttataagctTTGGCTTAATATTTGAATTGTGGGTGCGTGGTGGTATGAGCAAACAAAGTAGTGTTCAAACACCTTTTCTTGATGAGAGTACAATAGAGACTTCtctttttaattag
- the LOC136077994 gene encoding uncharacterized protein LOC136077994, giving the protein MIFNMVFVNMLLGMMRTFHCEQAPMYSLTYWELKPYIYLDNNTTNTVVGIIPSMYSAFESYCLQKNEVLIKYNPPLNDWNSFSKKFVNGVYIEKNTIWGPFISPYYLDYSNNATNVYSIKVLTQIAVVVRKESLQLHYKLMVACNRSLLVLLIVGLLCIIFGLSLSIVEQLRNPDGNLSFVSGLWWAFITLTTIGYGDVVPNTLFGRFIAVLWLFVGMVFYSILTSLVVETVTGSYVLLDKKISVFQDSFENQFANSIQASNIFPKPSYKDVFESVQYGLSDACLINPDIAAWYYDDIIDKNLIVTTLLPANIFVYLYSPTNFDEKKNNYSDCFNNYAKRFVDQSIKMYNKNPPTKNLELYKLDELLSSRAFIGSAIGVMVLISLGLAYDICNNYIQKKRNLLTKKEKSSPFELIAELESVTKI; this is encoded by the coding sequence atgatttttaatatggtttttgTAAACATGCTGCTTGGAATGATGAGAACATTTCATTGTGAACAAGCACCAATGTATAGTTTGACATACTGGGAGCTAAaaccttatatatatttagacaaCAATACAACTAATACAGTTGTTGGTATAATTCCAAGTATGTATTCTGCTTTTGAATCATACTGTTTGCAAAAAAACGAGGTTTTGATTAAGTATAACCCGCCACTAAATGATTGGAAttcgttttcaaaaaagtttgtcaatggtgtgtatattgaaaaaaatacaatctgGGGCCCATTTATTTCACCATATTATTTGGATTACAGCAACAATGCTACTAATGTTTATTCAATTAAAGTTCTTACTCAAATTGCTGTTGTTGTTCGAAAGGAATCTTTACAGCTGCATTATAAATTAATGGTGGCATGTAATCGATCTTTGCTGGTTTTGCTTATTGTTGGCTTGTTATGTATTATCTTTGGTTTGAGTTTAAGTATAGTTGAACAGTTGAGAAATCCCGATGGAAATCTTAGTTTTGTTTCTGGTTTATGGTGGGCTTTCATTACTCTCACGACAATAGGTTATGGTGATGTAGTTCCTAACACATTATTTGGTCGTTTTATAGCTGTACTTTGGTTGTTTGTTGGAATGGTGTTTTACTCTATACTGACTTCTTTGGTTGTTGAAACAGTGACAGGCAGCTATGTTTtgcttgacaaaaaaatttctgtttttcaaGATTCTTTTGAGAACCAATTTGCAAATAGTATACAAGCGAGCAATATCTTTCCAAAACCTAGttataaagatgtttttgaGTCAGTACAATATGGGCTGAGTGATGCATGCTTGATTAACCCTGATATTGCTGCGTGGTACTATGATGACatcattgataaaaatctaATTGTAACAACTTTACTACCTGCTaacatttttgtatatttgtacTCGCCAACTAATTTTgatgagaaaaaaaacaattactctGATTGCTTTAATAACTATGCCAAGAGGTTTGTAGACCAAAGCATTAAAATGTACAATAAGAATCCACCCACTAAAAATCTGGAGTTGTATAAATTAGATGAGTTATTATCCTCTAGAGCATTTATTGGTTCAGCTATAGGTGTAATGGTATTAATTTCTCTAGGTTTGGCTTACGATATTTGTAAcaattacattcaaaaaaaaaggaatttgttGACAAAGAAAGAAAAATCTTCACCTTTTGAACTTATTGCAGAGTTGGAGTcagtaacaaaaatttaa